In a genomic window of Nocardiopsis mwathae:
- a CDS encoding OmpA family protein, whose product MTRHLLHATPLRLGGVLTAGLLLATGCGLVGDRDRPGPDEDGEETPNAAPEYSDGPFVREGTFGNFQEREASFEVDAVERYEDRTVLRFTTMSLNDSGSTGTEFYSGGILGRSPSNVWLVDPVGQRLYYPAHDDGDLIGSELPGSVVGGAAYKMEAHYPRLPDGVERITVITPGTTGPFTGIPVTDADGPREVPTEEPPSYRRVEEGDTVVVPVNDGEVSDGYGWNLYGITEGTAVQKDTSATEEQVALNADVLFEFDKADLADDAEDVLKQVAAETRERADPEKPPITIVGHTDGKGDDDYNRKLSEERAETVHEFLKDELGSDYEYETEGRGSSEPIAEEGGRDDEKARARNRRVEISYKIKETRVTTELTETDEKSEDRAQGTVAPPAPFREEAGGEVVGTGTASTRRVSYKLEVLPFFRDGAYLVANLRITNTSDTQFNVVTDAHFRNGDYQGSRFAGFSAVDPETGVVYRAVRIGEEGKRDDRHYVEAAGFPWLKDPDGTNDLSLYLPAPPPGVSSVTFDAGPFGEFEDVPIE is encoded by the coding sequence ATGACCCGACACCTCCTGCACGCGACACCGCTCCGCCTGGGCGGTGTCCTCACGGCCGGGCTGCTGCTGGCCACCGGATGCGGCCTGGTCGGGGACAGGGACCGCCCGGGTCCCGACGAGGACGGCGAGGAGACGCCGAACGCGGCGCCGGAGTACTCCGATGGCCCGTTCGTCCGCGAGGGGACGTTCGGCAACTTCCAGGAGCGCGAGGCCTCCTTCGAGGTCGACGCGGTGGAGCGGTACGAGGACCGCACGGTGCTCCGGTTCACCACGATGTCTCTCAACGACAGCGGCAGTACTGGCACCGAGTTCTACTCCGGCGGGATCCTGGGCCGCAGCCCGAGCAACGTCTGGCTGGTCGACCCGGTGGGGCAACGGCTCTACTACCCCGCACACGACGACGGCGACCTCATCGGCTCGGAGCTGCCGGGCTCGGTCGTCGGCGGCGCCGCATACAAGATGGAGGCGCACTACCCGCGGCTGCCCGACGGCGTCGAGCGCATCACCGTCATCACGCCCGGCACGACCGGGCCGTTCACCGGCATCCCGGTCACCGACGCCGACGGCCCGCGCGAGGTACCCACCGAGGAGCCGCCGAGCTACCGGCGCGTCGAAGAGGGCGACACCGTCGTGGTACCGGTGAACGATGGCGAGGTGTCCGACGGCTACGGCTGGAACCTCTACGGCATCACCGAGGGCACCGCCGTGCAGAAGGACACCTCGGCGACCGAGGAGCAGGTCGCGCTCAACGCCGACGTGCTCTTCGAGTTCGACAAGGCCGACCTGGCCGACGACGCCGAGGACGTCCTCAAGCAGGTCGCGGCCGAGACCCGCGAGCGCGCCGACCCCGAGAAGCCGCCGATCACCATCGTCGGGCACACCGACGGCAAGGGCGACGACGACTACAACCGGAAGCTGTCGGAGGAGCGCGCCGAGACCGTCCACGAGTTCCTCAAGGACGAGCTCGGCTCCGACTACGAGTACGAAACCGAGGGCCGCGGCAGCTCCGAGCCGATCGCCGAGGAGGGCGGGCGCGACGACGAGAAGGCCCGCGCCCGCAACCGCCGCGTGGAGATCTCCTACAAGATCAAGGAGACCCGCGTGACCACCGAGCTCACCGAGACCGACGAGAAGTCCGAAGACCGGGCGCAGGGGACCGTCGCCCCGCCCGCGCCCTTCCGCGAGGAGGCGGGCGGCGAGGTCGTCGGCACCGGCACGGCGTCGACCCGCCGCGTCTCCTACAAGCTGGAGGTGCTGCCGTTCTTCCGCGACGGCGCCTACCTGGTGGCCAACCTGCGGATCACCAACACCTCCGACACCCAGTTCAACGTCGTGACGGACGCGCACTTCAGAAACGGTGACTACCAGGGGTCGCGGTTCGCCGGCTTCAGCGCCGTGGATCCGGAGACCGGGGTCGTCTACCGGGCCGTGCGCATCGGCGAGGAGGGCAAGCGCGACGACCGGCACTACGTGGAGGCGGCCGGTTTCCCCTGGCTGAAGGACCCGGACGGCACCAACGACCTGTCCCTGTACCTGCCGGCCCCGCCGCCCGGGGTGAGTTCGGTGACCTTCGACGCGGGGCCGTTCGGGGAGTTCGAGGACGTGCCGATCGAATAG
- a CDS encoding epoxide hydrolase family protein — MESRENPITPFRIDIPQADLDDLARRLEHTRWPEEPPGIGWDHGIPVGYLRELAEYWRTRYDWREQERKLNELPQFTTEIDGHGVHFVHVRSPEPDAVPIVLTHGWPSSIVEFLDVIGPLADPRSHGGDPADAFHVVVPSPPGFTLSGPTRETGWTVRRVAEVWAELMRRLGYTRYVAHGGDFGALVSRELGLIDADHLAAIHLTSVFSASPAPEDADMSVEAERRSVEKAYRYEYELGGYAGIQGTKPQLVSYGLTDSPVAQLAWIADGFKDWTGATNVPEDAVDRDALLTNVMLYWLTGTAGSSARYYKEGMDTWGEPEPDSPVPTAVGVFPHDIALPIRRLAERNHNIVRWTEFDRGGHFGAMEEPALFTADIRAAFRAFREPRGAWAPAL; from the coding sequence ATGGAATCCAGGGAGAACCCGATCACCCCGTTCCGGATCGACATCCCGCAGGCGGACCTCGACGACCTCGCACGGCGGTTGGAGCACACCCGCTGGCCCGAGGAGCCGCCCGGCATCGGCTGGGACCACGGGATCCCGGTCGGGTACCTCAGGGAGCTGGCGGAGTACTGGCGCACCCGCTACGACTGGCGGGAACAGGAGCGCAAGCTCAACGAACTCCCGCAGTTCACCACCGAGATCGACGGGCACGGCGTGCACTTCGTCCATGTCCGATCGCCCGAGCCGGACGCGGTGCCGATCGTGCTCACGCACGGCTGGCCGAGCTCGATCGTGGAGTTCCTGGATGTGATCGGCCCGCTGGCCGACCCCCGCTCCCACGGCGGCGACCCGGCGGACGCGTTCCACGTGGTGGTGCCGTCGCCGCCGGGCTTCACCCTGTCCGGTCCGACCCGCGAGACGGGGTGGACGGTGCGGCGGGTGGCCGAGGTGTGGGCCGAGCTGATGCGCCGCCTCGGCTACACCCGCTACGTCGCCCACGGCGGCGACTTCGGTGCGCTGGTCTCGCGCGAACTGGGGCTGATCGACGCCGACCACCTGGCCGCGATCCACCTCACCTCGGTCTTCTCCGCCAGTCCGGCACCTGAGGACGCCGACATGTCGGTCGAGGCGGAGCGGCGCAGCGTCGAGAAGGCCTACCGCTACGAGTACGAGCTCGGCGGGTACGCGGGGATCCAGGGCACCAAGCCGCAGCTGGTCTCCTACGGGCTCACCGATTCGCCGGTCGCCCAGCTGGCCTGGATCGCCGACGGGTTCAAGGACTGGACCGGCGCGACGAACGTACCCGAGGACGCCGTCGACCGCGACGCGCTGCTGACCAACGTCATGCTCTACTGGCTCACCGGAACCGCCGGATCATCGGCCCGGTACTACAAGGAGGGCATGGACACCTGGGGCGAGCCGGAACCGGACTCGCCGGTGCCGACCGCGGTCGGGGTGTTCCCGCACGACATCGCCCTGCCGATCCGCAGGCTCGCCGAGCGGAACCACAACATCGTCCGGTGGACCGAGTTCGACCGCGGCGGCCACTTCGGCGCGATGGAGGAACCCGCCCTCTTCACCGCCGACATCCGCGCCGCCTTCCGCGCGTTCCGTGAACCCCGAGGGGCCTGGGCGCCTGCGCTCTGA
- a CDS encoding aldehyde dehydrogenase family protein, translating to MADPTTEPVQLDALSPTGPYRARNRLTVTDVAGTPVAELSQVPRLYVNRAIGALRAAPALTADERAAALAEAGRAFATATVAGTTVEEYERLVSRVSGMPLPGVRAATLRTAQAAAEAHRSTRCARPEAAVENWRDPLTRRGRALWTRRGDVFAVLAPANHPGVHSLWLEALALGYRVAVRPSRREPFTPHRLVAALRETAFGADAVALLPTDHTGADDIVAGADLTMVYGGDDVVAKYAADPTVLPQGPGRSKILLSGGDWRSHLDTVVDSVALHGGTGCINTTAVFVDGDPAPVAEALAERLASIPSRRPESADAALPVQPAETAANIEKYLFDRAAGARAVLGGDGVADDLGDGSAVLRPAVFQVDRPDAPQLAVELGFPCVWVAPWSPSDGVAPLRNTLVLTAIGAPEELVDRLVEEPTISNVYLGDHPTHWLEPGIPHDRYLAEFLMRTKAVIRG from the coding sequence ATGGCCGACCCGACCACCGAACCCGTCCAGCTCGACGCCCTGTCGCCCACCGGCCCCTACCGGGCGCGCAACCGGCTCACCGTCACCGACGTCGCCGGAACGCCCGTGGCCGAGCTCAGCCAGGTGCCGCGCCTGTACGTCAACCGGGCGATCGGCGCGCTGCGCGCGGCCCCTGCCCTCACCGCCGACGAGCGCGCTGCGGCGCTCGCCGAAGCCGGCCGTGCCTTCGCCACCGCCACCGTCGCGGGAACGACGGTCGAAGAGTACGAGCGCCTGGTCAGCCGGGTCTCCGGGATGCCGCTGCCGGGTGTGCGCGCCGCGACCCTGCGGACCGCCCAGGCCGCGGCCGAGGCCCACCGGTCGACGCGCTGCGCCCGCCCTGAGGCCGCGGTCGAGAACTGGCGCGACCCGCTCACCCGCCGGGGCCGGGCGCTGTGGACCCGCCGCGGCGACGTCTTCGCGGTCCTCGCCCCCGCCAACCACCCCGGGGTCCACTCGCTGTGGCTGGAGGCACTGGCGCTGGGGTACCGCGTCGCCGTGCGCCCCTCGCGCCGCGAGCCGTTCACGCCGCACCGCCTGGTGGCCGCCCTGCGCGAGACGGCCTTCGGAGCCGACGCGGTGGCCCTGCTGCCCACCGACCACACCGGCGCCGACGACATCGTCGCCGGGGCCGACCTGACCATGGTCTACGGCGGAGACGACGTCGTCGCGAAGTACGCCGCCGACCCGACCGTGCTGCCCCAAGGGCCGGGCCGATCGAAGATCCTGCTCAGCGGCGGCGACTGGCGCTCCCACCTCGACACCGTCGTCGACTCGGTCGCCCTGCACGGCGGGACCGGCTGCATCAACACCACCGCCGTGTTCGTCGACGGCGACCCGGCGCCGGTCGCCGAGGCGCTGGCCGAGCGGCTCGCCTCGATCCCGAGCCGACGCCCGGAGTCCGCGGACGCCGCACTGCCGGTACAGCCCGCGGAGACCGCCGCGAACATCGAGAAGTACCTGTTCGACCGGGCGGCGGGTGCCCGGGCGGTGCTCGGCGGGGACGGTGTCGCCGACGACCTCGGCGACGGCAGCGCCGTGCTCCGCCCCGCGGTCTTCCAGGTGGACCGCCCCGACGCCCCGCAGCTCGCCGTGGAACTCGGCTTCCCGTGCGTGTGGGTGGCCCCGTGGTCGCCCTCCGACGGTGTCGCGCCGCTGCGGAACACCCTGGTGCTCACGGCCATCGGGGCACCCGAGGAGCTGGTCGACCGGCTGGTCGAGGAGCCGACCATCAGCAACGTCTACCTGGGCGACCACCCCACCCACTGGCTCGAACCGGGCATCCCGCACGACCGCTACCTCGCGGAGTTCCTGATGCGCACCAAGGCCGTCATCCGCGGCTGA
- a CDS encoding AMP-binding protein has product MALAPDPVLDFPLADPPDPTEFIEAAMRWHFSPRTGSPYWLQRAKTLDFDPIRDVHTFDDLRLFPNVVDEFRHVPTGDLVPKGYEGAATFVGVFESGGTTGTPKRLPFFDEWMARTEDWQELHMEARGHPRGVNWLGVVPTGPHMFGEWTRRMARRRGGVPYLVDLDPRWVKKCIADGRHDEADRYADHLVAQARDVLETQSVGTLITTPPLLERLVRDDRVAKLVNDRVQVVMWGGAHMDADTRHLLRTEVLPDVDVWGNYGSTMILSGTVERAGLADEDLCTFDTFSPHVTFSVVDPGTGKPVAYGERGQVVMNHVSRAMLLPNNLERDTAVRVEPPAGHVGDSVADVAPVAVFGDQPVIEGVY; this is encoded by the coding sequence ATGGCACTCGCACCGGACCCCGTCCTGGACTTCCCACTCGCCGACCCCCCGGACCCCACCGAGTTCATCGAAGCCGCCATGCGCTGGCACTTCAGCCCCCGCACCGGGTCCCCCTACTGGCTGCAACGGGCCAAGACGCTGGACTTCGACCCGATCCGCGACGTCCACACCTTCGACGACCTGCGGCTCTTCCCCAACGTCGTCGACGAGTTCCGCCACGTCCCCACCGGGGACCTGGTGCCCAAAGGCTACGAGGGCGCGGCCACGTTCGTCGGCGTCTTCGAGAGCGGCGGCACCACCGGCACCCCCAAGCGGCTCCCCTTCTTCGACGAATGGATGGCCCGCACCGAGGACTGGCAGGAGCTCCACATGGAGGCCCGCGGACACCCCCGCGGCGTCAACTGGCTGGGTGTCGTCCCCACCGGCCCGCACATGTTCGGGGAGTGGACACGACGCATGGCGCGGCGCCGCGGGGGCGTGCCGTACCTCGTCGACCTCGACCCGCGCTGGGTGAAGAAGTGCATCGCCGACGGCCGCCACGACGAGGCCGACCGCTACGCCGACCACCTCGTCGCCCAGGCCCGCGACGTGCTGGAAACCCAGTCCGTCGGCACCCTGATCACCACGCCCCCGCTGCTCGAACGGCTCGTCCGCGACGACCGCGTCGCCAAGCTCGTCAACGACCGGGTCCAGGTCGTCATGTGGGGCGGCGCCCACATGGACGCCGACACCCGCCACCTGCTGCGCACCGAAGTCCTGCCCGACGTCGACGTGTGGGGCAACTACGGCAGCACCATGATCCTGTCGGGGACCGTCGAGCGGGCCGGCCTCGCCGACGAGGACCTGTGCACGTTCGACACCTTCTCCCCGCACGTCACCTTCTCCGTCGTCGACCCCGGCACCGGGAAGCCGGTCGCCTACGGCGAGCGCGGGCAGGTCGTCATGAACCACGTCAGCCGGGCGATGCTGCTGCCCAACAACCTGGAGCGCGACACCGCCGTGCGCGTCGAGCCGCCCGCCGGCCACGTGGGGGACTCGGTCGCCGACGTCGCACCGGTCGCCGTCTTCGGCGACCAGCCCGTCATCGAGGGGGTGTACTGA
- a CDS encoding TetR/AcrR family transcriptional regulator: MSPTDSARPEGGALRPDDRSATGRDDAPGRHGGATEAASSRDRGRPRDPAIEAAVLKAVRHRLALDGYARMSIADVAADAGVTRPTIYRRWPTKLELVTAAVDYALTRFAPLLPPPDDDRSAFDDLVGLLRILNEAMTSPDGGFDMISAVLAERRQTPELTAMMREHGIEPRHALLESALRRGRERGELRADLDTDMLATMLQGSLLQSYLRTGEFDPDLPHRIVTTIRPAIAAS; the protein is encoded by the coding sequence ATGAGCCCGACGGATTCCGCCCGACCTGAAGGGGGAGCCCTGAGACCCGACGACCGATCAGCGACCGGGCGCGACGACGCCCCCGGCCGACACGGAGGCGCGACCGAGGCGGCGTCGAGCCGCGACCGCGGCCGCCCGCGCGACCCGGCGATCGAGGCGGCGGTGCTGAAGGCCGTCCGCCACCGCCTCGCCCTGGACGGCTACGCGCGCATGAGCATCGCCGACGTCGCCGCCGACGCCGGAGTCACCCGCCCCACGATCTACCGGCGCTGGCCGACCAAGCTCGAACTGGTGACGGCCGCCGTCGACTACGCCCTCACCCGGTTCGCCCCGCTTCTTCCGCCCCCCGACGACGACCGCTCGGCCTTCGACGACCTCGTCGGCCTGCTGCGCATCCTCAACGAGGCGATGACCAGCCCCGACGGCGGCTTCGACATGATCAGCGCGGTTCTGGCCGAACGCCGCCAGACCCCGGAGCTGACCGCGATGATGCGCGAACACGGCATCGAACCCCGCCACGCCCTGCTCGAATCGGCACTCCGCCGCGGCCGGGAACGCGGCGAACTGCGCGCCGACCTCGACACCGACATGCTCGCCACCATGCTCCAGGGCAGCCTGCTCCAGTCCTACCTGCGCACCGGCGAGTTCGACCCCGACCTCCCGCACCGCATCGTCACGACGATCCGGCCGGCCATCGCCGCCTCCTGA
- a CDS encoding TVP38/TMEM64 family protein, which yields MVRSGMGERGSSAMTTRPGVRAAAFAAFLAAAVVIGLHDPDLAVLTEWIDAAGAAAPLLYLVGYVAAALVFVPRPLLNAMAGVLFPAWLGVVVALAGGVVAASAQFALARLLAADAIAARLPPTVVARLDRLIDRNGLLAVVQLRLLPVVPFAAVNYGFGLTGIGSAVFVLGTALGSLPATVALVLLGDTATDPLSPGFLICVVLFAVLLVASRVVGRVADGPRRNSPDQQAVEGERPQPGGKGDKAP from the coding sequence ATGGTCCGATCAGGGATGGGCGAGCGCGGGTCGTCGGCGATGACGACCCGGCCCGGAGTGCGCGCGGCGGCGTTCGCGGCCTTCCTGGCGGCCGCCGTCGTGATCGGCCTGCATGACCCGGATCTCGCCGTACTGACGGAGTGGATCGATGCGGCGGGCGCGGCCGCGCCGCTGCTGTATCTCGTCGGATATGTCGCGGCCGCGCTGGTCTTCGTCCCGCGCCCGCTGCTGAACGCGATGGCGGGAGTCCTCTTCCCCGCGTGGCTGGGCGTGGTGGTGGCGCTCGCCGGTGGCGTCGTCGCCGCCTCGGCGCAGTTCGCACTGGCCCGCCTGCTGGCCGCGGACGCCATCGCTGCGCGCCTACCGCCCACCGTCGTCGCGCGGCTCGACCGCCTCATCGACCGCAACGGCCTGCTCGCGGTGGTCCAGTTGCGCCTGCTCCCCGTCGTCCCCTTCGCGGCGGTCAACTACGGTTTCGGGCTCACCGGGATCGGATCCGCGGTCTTCGTCCTCGGCACCGCGCTGGGAAGCCTTCCGGCGACCGTCGCCTTGGTCCTGCTCGGTGACACGGCCACGGACCCGCTGTCGCCGGGCTTCCTGATCTGCGTGGTGCTCTTCGCGGTGCTCCTGGTCGCGAGTCGGGTCGTCGGCAGGGTGGCCGACGGTCCGCGCCGCAATTCCCCAGATCAACAGGCTGTGGAAGGGGAACGGCCCCAGCCAGGAGGCAAAGGCGACAAAGCGCCGTAG
- a CDS encoding putative sodium/potassium/calcium exchanger, whose product MRSHPLRWLAAAVALSLLASACSPDDGSADSPTSPELTEVSSRADEELPVAPGHAALARTTDEETSFAGEVAVDAYDPDGRTATIAAPDGTVDLKEGDVVALTPTANLPDGALFKIAEDAAATAGGTQVATEEATIVDLLGDAEASVRGEVDNIEVTPLVGGVAAHTDGGFDPPEEPKGEATSADELIPEAAAGSGSGSGAGSESEGESGGDTAPDTGEPRSGPSAKPEADEADKSESTEEAPEPGAATDDNSGAEDAAKDKEEGAASEEKSPDEEKKDDEAKEEKNAAEKNKEDDTGADAAGNGDENDDKNDGKKADDAQHEAADDSGADDTSDKADKPTKGGDGNGRLTVPSPAEHSLVRPEARHDWQTLALELDLELPDWVKATDQSEPTLKGWVEYTPELLFEYQRRSWIDPRPERATIGLGGAYDYGWQVHGEISGTHRAQKVPFAEVRLDRTLVVAGFPIVVSADMTYYYTITADGAVTIDVDARTVGSWAAAGVYEKSAGWDTVNEVVQNAADSTHINGAADLNAGVGVDAEIALYGSAGVGAEFNPYIRADVAAEIDDRKADYDVALYGGLDLRVQLFLTLRILGITLIDEHLDMVRLHREWVLVHTSDLVSLDASA is encoded by the coding sequence ATGCGTTCACACCCCCTTCGGTGGCTCGCCGCCGCCGTGGCCCTGAGCCTGCTCGCGAGCGCCTGTTCGCCGGATGACGGCTCCGCGGACTCCCCCACATCCCCCGAACTCACCGAGGTCAGCTCCCGCGCCGACGAGGAGCTGCCCGTCGCCCCTGGCCACGCGGCGCTCGCCCGCACCACCGACGAGGAGACCTCCTTCGCCGGCGAGGTCGCGGTCGACGCCTACGACCCGGACGGCCGGACCGCCACCATCGCCGCCCCCGACGGCACCGTCGACCTCAAGGAAGGCGACGTGGTGGCGCTCACCCCCACCGCGAACCTCCCCGACGGCGCGCTGTTCAAGATCGCCGAGGACGCCGCAGCCACCGCCGGCGGGACGCAGGTCGCCACGGAGGAGGCGACCATCGTCGACCTGCTCGGCGACGCCGAGGCAAGCGTCCGCGGCGAAGTGGACAACATCGAGGTCACGCCGCTCGTCGGCGGCGTCGCAGCGCACACCGACGGCGGATTCGACCCGCCGGAGGAGCCGAAGGGCGAAGCGACCTCGGCCGACGAGCTGATCCCCGAGGCGGCGGCGGGTTCCGGCAGCGGCTCCGGCGCCGGGTCGGAGTCCGAAGGGGAGTCCGGCGGTGACACCGCGCCCGACACCGGCGAACCCCGGTCCGGGCCGAGCGCAAAGCCCGAGGCCGACGAGGCCGACAAGTCCGAGTCCACGGAGGAAGCGCCGGAGCCCGGCGCGGCCACCGACGACAACTCGGGCGCCGAGGACGCGGCCAAGGACAAGGAAGAGGGAGCGGCCTCCGAGGAGAAGTCTCCGGACGAGGAGAAGAAGGACGACGAGGCGAAGGAAGAGAAGAACGCAGCGGAGAAGAACAAGGAGGACGACACCGGCGCCGACGCGGCCGGGAACGGCGACGAGAACGACGACAAGAACGACGGGAAGAAGGCCGACGACGCGCAGCACGAGGCCGCGGACGACTCCGGTGCCGATGACACGTCGGACAAGGCGGACAAACCGACCAAGGGCGGCGACGGCAACGGGCGGCTGACCGTCCCGTCCCCCGCCGAGCACTCCCTCGTGCGCCCCGAGGCGCGGCACGACTGGCAGACCCTCGCGCTCGAACTCGACCTGGAACTGCCGGACTGGGTGAAGGCCACCGACCAGAGCGAACCCACCCTCAAGGGCTGGGTCGAATACACCCCCGAACTCCTCTTCGAGTACCAGCGGCGCAGCTGGATCGACCCGCGCCCGGAGCGGGCCACCATCGGCCTCGGCGGCGCCTACGACTACGGCTGGCAGGTCCACGGCGAGATCTCGGGCACCCACCGGGCACAGAAGGTGCCGTTCGCGGAGGTCCGCCTCGACCGCACCCTGGTGGTCGCGGGCTTCCCGATCGTGGTGTCGGCGGACATGACGTACTACTACACGATCACCGCCGACGGCGCCGTCACCATCGACGTCGACGCCCGCACCGTCGGCTCCTGGGCCGCGGCCGGAGTCTACGAGAAGAGCGCCGGCTGGGACACCGTCAACGAGGTCGTGCAGAACGCGGCCGACTCCACCCACATCAACGGCGCGGCCGACCTCAACGCGGGCGTCGGGGTCGACGCCGAGATCGCGCTCTACGGCTCGGCCGGTGTCGGCGCGGAGTTCAACCCCTACATCCGGGCCGATGTCGCCGCCGAGATCGACGACCGCAAGGCCGACTACGACGTGGCCCTGTACGGCGGCCTGGACCTGCGGGTGCAGCTCTTCCTCACCCTGCGGATCCTGGGCATCACCCTGATCGACGAGCACCTCGACATGGTGCGCCTCCACCGCGAATGGGTCCTGGTCCACACCTCCGACCTGGTCTCCCTGGACGCCTCAGCCTGA
- a CDS encoding TIGR02677 family protein, translated as MSAAADPRTATPDDAPEQPSRHRPFSYLTAPNAPLYRAVMGVFVREKERYTVHLRPEEVHRLLPDAHRPDEPDTVVDALDRLTEWGNLRPDPDTTRVTAVEDFYRRRYIYQLTREGEAVEEALAAYDAGLGRRGALQAVALADIEARLRELLAHTRQESPDAAVVHLALRDLAGRFGDLADNARAFMGSLQRTIDLHDADVAAFLAYKDRLIGYLERFIGDLVVTGSAVARLLTELERPGLDGDPAVDRLLRIAAERDAEDAAPDGPGTTDPAARPDSTALAAALDLWRGRWDGLRGWFLHSSGHEPQAKLLRSAAHSAIPQLLAVVSALNERRSGRSDRSADFRALARWFAAAPDDASRHRLWRTAFGLYPARHLTVDATTLDARQADPVPPNTPWAEAEPLRISPQLRKTGTYERRGKPNRITDRTAERRHLAELNRKQAEEIAAARARLDTGGPIRLSDIGELDPAAFGLFLGLLGDALSTWRPGTTHTVATSNDGGMAIRMRVLDSGGTAEIRTPHGVFRGPDHLVEITDVDGRAAEEAYGQEAPGT; from the coding sequence ATGTCCGCCGCAGCAGACCCCAGGACGGCCACCCCGGACGACGCCCCGGAGCAGCCGTCCCGCCATCGCCCCTTCAGCTACCTCACCGCCCCCAACGCCCCCCTGTACCGGGCGGTCATGGGCGTGTTCGTGCGCGAGAAGGAGCGCTACACCGTCCACCTGCGCCCCGAGGAAGTGCACCGGCTCCTGCCCGACGCGCACCGCCCCGACGAGCCGGACACCGTGGTCGACGCGCTCGACCGGCTCACCGAGTGGGGCAACCTGCGGCCCGACCCCGACACCACCCGGGTCACCGCCGTCGAGGACTTCTACCGGCGCCGCTACATCTACCAGCTCACCCGTGAGGGCGAGGCCGTCGAGGAGGCCCTGGCCGCCTACGACGCCGGACTCGGCCGGCGGGGCGCGCTCCAGGCCGTCGCCCTCGCCGACATCGAAGCGCGGCTGCGCGAGCTCCTCGCCCACACCCGGCAGGAATCCCCCGACGCGGCCGTGGTCCACCTCGCCCTGCGCGACCTCGCCGGCCGGTTCGGCGACCTGGCGGACAACGCCCGCGCCTTCATGGGCTCGCTCCAGCGCACCATCGACCTGCACGACGCCGACGTGGCCGCGTTCCTCGCGTACAAGGACCGGCTGATCGGCTACCTCGAACGGTTCATCGGCGACCTGGTCGTCACCGGGTCCGCCGTCGCCCGCCTCCTAACCGAGCTGGAGCGGCCCGGCCTCGACGGCGACCCGGCCGTCGACCGGCTCCTGCGCATCGCGGCCGAGCGCGACGCCGAGGACGCCGCACCGGACGGCCCCGGCACCACCGACCCGGCGGCCCGTCCGGACAGCACCGCACTCGCCGCCGCCCTCGACCTGTGGCGGGGACGCTGGGACGGCCTGCGCGGCTGGTTCCTCCACTCCTCCGGCCACGAACCCCAGGCCAAGCTGCTGCGCTCGGCCGCCCACAGCGCCATCCCGCAGCTGCTCGCCGTCGTCTCCGCCCTCAACGAACGCCGTTCCGGCCGCTCCGACCGCTCGGCGGACTTCCGCGCGCTCGCCCGCTGGTTCGCCGCAGCCCCCGACGACGCCTCCCGGCACCGCCTGTGGCGCACCGCCTTCGGCCTCTACCCCGCCCGCCACCTCACCGTCGACGCAACCACCCTCGACGCCCGGCAGGCCGACCCGGTGCCGCCGAATACCCCCTGGGCCGAGGCGGAACCCCTTCGGATCAGCCCCCAACTGCGCAAGACCGGCACCTACGAGCGCCGCGGCAAGCCCAACAGGATCACCGACCGCACCGCAGAGCGGCGCCACCTCGCCGAGCTCAACCGCAAGCAGGCCGAGGAGATCGCCGCCGCACGCGCCCGCCTCGACACCGGCGGCCCGATCCGCCTCTCCGACATCGGAGAGCTCGACCCCGCTGCCTTCGGCCTGTTCCTCGGGCTGCTCGGCGACGCCCTGTCCACGTGGCGGCCCGGCACGACCCACACCGTCGCCACCAGCAACGACGGCGGAATGGCGATCCGCATGCGCGTCCTGGACAGCGGGGGGACCGCCGAGATCCGCACCCCGCACGGCGTGTTCCGCGGCCCCGACCACCTCGTCGAGATCACCGACGTGGACGGGCGCGCGGCCGAGGAAGCCTATGGGCAGGAGGCCCCGGGGACATGA